One window of the Rosa rugosa chromosome 3, drRosRugo1.1, whole genome shotgun sequence genome contains the following:
- the LOC133738052 gene encoding TMV resistance protein N-like isoform X1 has product MASTSSRRQWKYDVFLSFRGEDTRHTFTNHLYWELCRKGILTFMDEPELQKGKSIRPELLAAIEDSRSAIVILSWTYASSSWCLDELVKIIQCMKEMGQQVLPIFYHGVNPSDVRHQRGRFELKWEPEVEVEVREHEEVYGKNEDRLNAWRSALTEVANLSGWDFKNDSIETSMIEDIVNHILKKSVYTSSSVHKGFIGLDSPIHDLLSNYICPQLVGVRFIGIHGMRGIGKTTLARAIHHEICQDFDRTCFLSNVREMSKNNGLVSLQEKLLSKILMAKVENTEDEYTGAAMIERRLCRKKVLVVIDDVDQLTQLEKLAGSRNWFGPGSRIIITTTNVQLLKAHDVDATYKANGLKRDEALQLLSLKAFKKCPPPEDYLHLCYHILGYAQGLPLALVVLGSFLFGRSADEWASAIDRLKNTPHKHIIEVLRISFDGLDEKDKEIFLHIACFYKGKDKDRVTQILDYCLLNPVIGLSVLADRSLITICNNELLMHDLLQETGWEIVREQSPNEPGKRSRLWSHKEIKDVLTRNMGTDSIQGMVMESTKLQVDHCNPEAFSNLSQLSLLHIHNVNLPEGLTCLSNSLRLLEWTGCPLRSLPKKFKADELIELNLCHSNIKQLWKGTKNFDKLKFIKLCHSQNIVETPDLAGVQNLETLDLEGCSHLVRIHQSLGFLKKLVVLNLKDCKSLKSLPSRIEMESLERLILSNCSKVKKIPEFVGNMERLSVLYLDETAIEELPVSIGRLTGLVTLNLSNCRNLVCLPRTINKLKSVEDLNLSGCLKLGKHQVNVGEMDCFEETDVNSGSAIEISSTHDLIRYVRRSIFHGRKVVLGSLKKFLPSALVQKVNTEPMSFCLPISGLCNLTYLNLSNCSLGEGAFANEFGYFPSLATLNLSGNNFVRVPSGIRLLSKLENFNLENCKRLQELSDLPSNSRLDLRADGCTSLKYLFDASNLNRLNKSYFNFINCFNLNGNQGCNNVAFEMLKTFMYQGISNYRETFQIVIPGSNIHEWFSHQSVGCSLSVSLPAHWNNSRFLGFALCAVFVLHEHHPVDELYIDEFKTFNATHHLICCLKHDGREYGKQPAFRFSEEFCKVKSDHLWVFYVSRDKYFGTEWWHNSCSQFEFLFETRGPGLKVKKCGVRLIYEQDVQELNQTTTQSSSRMSPYEDILIARETSGTGSRTCTLEEL; this is encoded by the exons ATGGCGTCAACCTCTTCTCGTCGTCAATGGAAATACGATGTCTTTCTAAGTTTCAGGGGGGAAGATACCCGCCATACTTTTACCAATCATCTGTATTGGGAGCTATGTCGGAAAGGAATTCTCACCTTTATGGATGAGCCAGAGCTTCAGAAAGGGAAATCCATTAGGCCTGAACTTTTAGCTGCAATTGAGGACTCTAGATCCGCGATTGTCATTCTCTCATGGACCTATGCTTCTTCGTCatggtgcttggatgaactCGTCAAGATTATTCAATGCATGAAAGAGATGGGTCAACAAGTCCTCCCCATCTTCTACCACGGCGTGAATCCTTCTGACGTGCGGCACCAAAGGGGAAGATTTGAGCTCAAATGGGAACCGGAAGTAGAAGTGGAAGTAAGGGAACATGAAGAAGTTTATGGGAAGAATGAGGACAGACTAAATGCATGGAGATCTGCTTTGACTGAGGTCGCCAATCTTTCTGGCTGGGATTTCAAGAATGATTC AATTGAAACAAGTATGATTGAGGATATTGTTAATCATATACTAAAGAAGTCCGTCTATACATCGTCAAGTGTTCACAAGGGCTTCATAGGATTGGATTCCCCCATTCATGATTTATTAAGCAATTACATATGTCCGCAGCTTGTTGGGGTGCGTTTTATAGGGATCCATGGCATGCGGGGCATAGGTAAGACAACACTTGCTCGAGCTATCCATCATGAAATTTGTCAGGATTTTGACCGAACCTGCTTTCTTTCCAATGTTAGAGAAATGTCTAAAAACAATGGCCTAGTTTCTCTACAAGAAAAACTTCTTTCCAAAATCCTGATGGCAAAAGTTGAAAATACAGAGGATGAATACACAGGAGCTGCTATGATAGAAAGGCGGTTGTGTAGAAAAAAGGTGCTTGTTGTTATTGATGATGTGGATCAGTTGACACAATTAGAGAAATTGGCTGGAAGTCGCAACTGGTTTGGTCCAGGGAGTAGAATTATCATAACCACCACAAATGTTCAGTTGTTAAAGGCACATGATGTTGATGCTACATACAAGGCTAACGGGTTAAAACGTGATGAAGCACTTCAACTTTTGAGTTTGAAGGCTTTTAAGAAATGTCCCCCACCAGAAGATTATTTGCATCTGTGCTACCATATTTTAGGGTATGCTCAGGGGCTTCCGTTGGCTCTCGTGGTTTTAGGTTCTTTTCTGTTTGGTAGAAGTGCTGATGAATGGGCAAGTGCAATAGATAGGCTAAAGAACACACCAcataaacatattattgaggTGCTTCGGATTAGTTTTGATGGACTGGATGAAAAAGACAAAGAAATATTCCTACATATTGCTTGCTTTTACAAGGGGAAGGATAAGGATCGTGTGACACAAATACTAGACTATTGCCTGCTAAACCCTGTCATTGGTTTAAGTGTTCTTGCTGATAGATCTCTCATAACTATCTGCAACAACGAACTGTTGATGCATGATTTGCTACAAGAAACGGGCTGGGAAATTGTTCGTGAACAGTCTCCTAACGAGCCAGGCAAACGTAGTAGATTATGGTCTCATAAAGAGATCAAGGATGTGCTGACAAGAAATATG GGAACTGATTCAATCCAAGGCATGGTAATGGAGTCGACTAAATTACAAGTGGATCATTGCAATCCAGAAGCCTTTTCAAATTTGTCTCAACTTAGTCTTCTCCATATTCATAATGTGAACCTTCCCGAAGGCCTCACCTGTCTTTCTAATTCCTTGAGACTCCTCGAATGGACTGGGTGTCCCTTAAGATCTCTCCCAAAAAAATTTAAAGCAGATGAACTTATTGAACTTAACTTGTGCCACAGCAACATTAAACAGCTTTGGAAGGGAACAAAG AATTTCGACAAGTTGAAGTTCATCAAACTCTGCCATTCTCAAAACATTGTGGAGACCCCAGACCTTGCAGGTGTTCAGAATCTTGAGACTTTAGATCTTGAAGGATGTTCTCATTTGGTAAGAATCCATCAATCCCTTGGATTTCTCAAAAAGCTTGTTGTCCTGAATCTTAAAGACTGCAAAAGTCTCAAGAGTCTGCCAAGTAGAATTGAAATGGAATCTCTGGAAAGATTAATTCTTTCTAACTGCTCAAAAGTTAAGAAGATTCCCGAGTTTGTTGGAAATATGGAACGTTTGTCGGTGCTTTATCTTGATGAGACTGCCATTGAGGAACTGCCTGTTTCAATTGGACGGCTGACTGGCCTTGTGACATTGAATCTAAGCAACTGCAGAAATCTTGTTTGTCTTCCAAGGACCATCAATAAATTGAAGTCTGTTGAAGATCTTAATCTTTCTGGATGCTTGAAACTCGGCAAACATCAAGTAAATGTGGGGGAGATGGACTGTTTTGAGGAAACTGATGTGAATAGTGGGTCTGCAATAGAAATTTCATCTACCCATGACCTCATAAGATATGTGAGACGTTCAATCTTTCATGGACGCAAAGTAGTTTTGGGATCTTTAAAGAAGTTTTTGCCTTCTGCATTGGTGCAAAAAGTGAATACAGAGCCAATGAGTTTCTGCTTGCCTATATCTGGTCTGTGTAATTTAACATATCTGAACCTGAGTAATTGCAGTCTTGGTGAAGGAGCATTTGCCAACGAATTTGGTTACTTTCCCTCTTTGGCGACCTTGAATCTAAGTGGAAACAATTTTGTTCGTGTTCCTTCAGGCATTCGATTGCTTTCTAAGCTTGAGAACTTTAACTTGGAGAATTGCAAGAGACTTCAAGAGTTGTCAGACCTTCCATCAAATAGTAGACTAGATTTAAGGGCAGATGGTTGTACTTCACTGAAATACTTGTTTGATGCATCAAATTTGAACAGATTAAACAAATCgtatttcaatttcatcaattgtttcaatctaaatggcaatcaaggatgcaaTAACGTGGCATTTGAAATGTTGAAGACATTCATGTATCAG GGAATCTCTAATTACAGGGAAACTTTTCAAATTGTAATTCCTGGAAGTAATATTCATGAGTGGTTCAGCCATCAGAGTGTTGGGTGTTCATTAAGTGTATCTCTACCTGCACATTGGAATAACAGTCGGTTTTTGGGATTTGCTTTGTGTGCTGTTTTTGTACTCCATGAGCACCATCCGGTGGATGAGCTTTATATAGATGAATTCAAGACTTTTAATGCAACACATCATCTTATATGTTGCCTGAAGCACGATGGAAGAGAATATGGCAAACAGCCTGCATTTCGCTTTAGTGAAGAATTTTGCAAGGTTAAGTCAGATCATCTGTGGGTATTCTATGTATCTCGTGATAAATACTTTGGTACAGAGTGGTGGCATAACAGTTGCAGTCAGTTTGAGTTCTTATTTGAAACCAGAGGACCGGGtctgaaggtgaagaagtgtgGAGTCCGTCTGATATATGAGCAAGATGTGCAAGAGTTGAACCAAACAACCACTCAATCGAGCAGTAGGATGTCTCCTTATGAGGATATATTGATAGCCAGGGAAACCAGTGGCACTGGTAGCAGAACTTGCACCCTTGAAGAATTGTAG
- the LOC133738052 gene encoding TMV resistance protein N-like isoform X2 — MSAACWGAFYRDPWHAGHREMSKNNGLVSLQEKLLSKILMAKVENTEDEYTGAAMIERRLCRKKVLVVIDDVDQLTQLEKLAGSRNWFGPGSRIIITTTNVQLLKAHDVDATYKANGLKRDEALQLLSLKAFKKCPPPEDYLHLCYHILGYAQGLPLALVVLGSFLFGRSADEWASAIDRLKNTPHKHIIEVLRISFDGLDEKDKEIFLHIACFYKGKDKDRVTQILDYCLLNPVIGLSVLADRSLITICNNELLMHDLLQETGWEIVREQSPNEPGKRSRLWSHKEIKDVLTRNMGTDSIQGMVMESTKLQVDHCNPEAFSNLSQLSLLHIHNVNLPEGLTCLSNSLRLLEWTGCPLRSLPKKFKADELIELNLCHSNIKQLWKGTKNFDKLKFIKLCHSQNIVETPDLAGVQNLETLDLEGCSHLVRIHQSLGFLKKLVVLNLKDCKSLKSLPSRIEMESLERLILSNCSKVKKIPEFVGNMERLSVLYLDETAIEELPVSIGRLTGLVTLNLSNCRNLVCLPRTINKLKSVEDLNLSGCLKLGKHQVNVGEMDCFEETDVNSGSAIEISSTHDLIRYVRRSIFHGRKVVLGSLKKFLPSALVQKVNTEPMSFCLPISGLCNLTYLNLSNCSLGEGAFANEFGYFPSLATLNLSGNNFVRVPSGIRLLSKLENFNLENCKRLQELSDLPSNSRLDLRADGCTSLKYLFDASNLNRLNKSYFNFINCFNLNGNQGCNNVAFEMLKTFMYQGISNYRETFQIVIPGSNIHEWFSHQSVGCSLSVSLPAHWNNSRFLGFALCAVFVLHEHHPVDELYIDEFKTFNATHHLICCLKHDGREYGKQPAFRFSEEFCKVKSDHLWVFYVSRDKYFGTEWWHNSCSQFEFLFETRGPGLKVKKCGVRLIYEQDVQELNQTTTQSSSRMSPYEDILIARETSGTGSRTCTLEEL; from the exons ATGTCCGCAGCTTGTTGGGGTGCGTTTTATAGGGATCCATGGCATGCGGGGCATAG AGAAATGTCTAAAAACAATGGCCTAGTTTCTCTACAAGAAAAACTTCTTTCCAAAATCCTGATGGCAAAAGTTGAAAATACAGAGGATGAATACACAGGAGCTGCTATGATAGAAAGGCGGTTGTGTAGAAAAAAGGTGCTTGTTGTTATTGATGATGTGGATCAGTTGACACAATTAGAGAAATTGGCTGGAAGTCGCAACTGGTTTGGTCCAGGGAGTAGAATTATCATAACCACCACAAATGTTCAGTTGTTAAAGGCACATGATGTTGATGCTACATACAAGGCTAACGGGTTAAAACGTGATGAAGCACTTCAACTTTTGAGTTTGAAGGCTTTTAAGAAATGTCCCCCACCAGAAGATTATTTGCATCTGTGCTACCATATTTTAGGGTATGCTCAGGGGCTTCCGTTGGCTCTCGTGGTTTTAGGTTCTTTTCTGTTTGGTAGAAGTGCTGATGAATGGGCAAGTGCAATAGATAGGCTAAAGAACACACCAcataaacatattattgaggTGCTTCGGATTAGTTTTGATGGACTGGATGAAAAAGACAAAGAAATATTCCTACATATTGCTTGCTTTTACAAGGGGAAGGATAAGGATCGTGTGACACAAATACTAGACTATTGCCTGCTAAACCCTGTCATTGGTTTAAGTGTTCTTGCTGATAGATCTCTCATAACTATCTGCAACAACGAACTGTTGATGCATGATTTGCTACAAGAAACGGGCTGGGAAATTGTTCGTGAACAGTCTCCTAACGAGCCAGGCAAACGTAGTAGATTATGGTCTCATAAAGAGATCAAGGATGTGCTGACAAGAAATATG GGAACTGATTCAATCCAAGGCATGGTAATGGAGTCGACTAAATTACAAGTGGATCATTGCAATCCAGAAGCCTTTTCAAATTTGTCTCAACTTAGTCTTCTCCATATTCATAATGTGAACCTTCCCGAAGGCCTCACCTGTCTTTCTAATTCCTTGAGACTCCTCGAATGGACTGGGTGTCCCTTAAGATCTCTCCCAAAAAAATTTAAAGCAGATGAACTTATTGAACTTAACTTGTGCCACAGCAACATTAAACAGCTTTGGAAGGGAACAAAG AATTTCGACAAGTTGAAGTTCATCAAACTCTGCCATTCTCAAAACATTGTGGAGACCCCAGACCTTGCAGGTGTTCAGAATCTTGAGACTTTAGATCTTGAAGGATGTTCTCATTTGGTAAGAATCCATCAATCCCTTGGATTTCTCAAAAAGCTTGTTGTCCTGAATCTTAAAGACTGCAAAAGTCTCAAGAGTCTGCCAAGTAGAATTGAAATGGAATCTCTGGAAAGATTAATTCTTTCTAACTGCTCAAAAGTTAAGAAGATTCCCGAGTTTGTTGGAAATATGGAACGTTTGTCGGTGCTTTATCTTGATGAGACTGCCATTGAGGAACTGCCTGTTTCAATTGGACGGCTGACTGGCCTTGTGACATTGAATCTAAGCAACTGCAGAAATCTTGTTTGTCTTCCAAGGACCATCAATAAATTGAAGTCTGTTGAAGATCTTAATCTTTCTGGATGCTTGAAACTCGGCAAACATCAAGTAAATGTGGGGGAGATGGACTGTTTTGAGGAAACTGATGTGAATAGTGGGTCTGCAATAGAAATTTCATCTACCCATGACCTCATAAGATATGTGAGACGTTCAATCTTTCATGGACGCAAAGTAGTTTTGGGATCTTTAAAGAAGTTTTTGCCTTCTGCATTGGTGCAAAAAGTGAATACAGAGCCAATGAGTTTCTGCTTGCCTATATCTGGTCTGTGTAATTTAACATATCTGAACCTGAGTAATTGCAGTCTTGGTGAAGGAGCATTTGCCAACGAATTTGGTTACTTTCCCTCTTTGGCGACCTTGAATCTAAGTGGAAACAATTTTGTTCGTGTTCCTTCAGGCATTCGATTGCTTTCTAAGCTTGAGAACTTTAACTTGGAGAATTGCAAGAGACTTCAAGAGTTGTCAGACCTTCCATCAAATAGTAGACTAGATTTAAGGGCAGATGGTTGTACTTCACTGAAATACTTGTTTGATGCATCAAATTTGAACAGATTAAACAAATCgtatttcaatttcatcaattgtttcaatctaaatggcaatcaaggatgcaaTAACGTGGCATTTGAAATGTTGAAGACATTCATGTATCAG GGAATCTCTAATTACAGGGAAACTTTTCAAATTGTAATTCCTGGAAGTAATATTCATGAGTGGTTCAGCCATCAGAGTGTTGGGTGTTCATTAAGTGTATCTCTACCTGCACATTGGAATAACAGTCGGTTTTTGGGATTTGCTTTGTGTGCTGTTTTTGTACTCCATGAGCACCATCCGGTGGATGAGCTTTATATAGATGAATTCAAGACTTTTAATGCAACACATCATCTTATATGTTGCCTGAAGCACGATGGAAGAGAATATGGCAAACAGCCTGCATTTCGCTTTAGTGAAGAATTTTGCAAGGTTAAGTCAGATCATCTGTGGGTATTCTATGTATCTCGTGATAAATACTTTGGTACAGAGTGGTGGCATAACAGTTGCAGTCAGTTTGAGTTCTTATTTGAAACCAGAGGACCGGGtctgaaggtgaagaagtgtgGAGTCCGTCTGATATATGAGCAAGATGTGCAAGAGTTGAACCAAACAACCACTCAATCGAGCAGTAGGATGTCTCCTTATGAGGATATATTGATAGCCAGGGAAACCAGTGGCACTGGTAGCAGAACTTGCACCCTTGAAGAATTGTAG